GGGTCTTTGTTTAATACGACCTTCTGTATTTAGTGATCAGAGGGGAATGTTCAGAGAAACCTACAATGAGAAAGAATTCGAAAAAATTGGCATTCCGAAGATTTACGTTCAGGACAATCATTCACGATCGAAAAAAGGCACTCTAAGGGGCTTACACTATCAGGTGAGGAAGCCACAGGCCAAACTTATCATAGTCGCTAGGGGAAGCGTCTTTGACGTAGCTGTTGATCTGAGAAGAGATTCCGATACTTATGGGAAATGGTATGGTGCTGTTCTGAGTGAGGAGAACGCGCTGGAAGTGTTTATCCCTGAAGGCTTTGCACATGGTTTTCTTGCGCTTTCGGACACGGATTTCCTGTACAAGTGTTCGACGCTTTATGATCCCCAGGATGAAGCGGGGATTATTTGGAATGACAGAGAAATCGGAATTAGATGGCCGCTTCGA
This Mesotoga infera DNA region includes the following protein-coding sequences:
- the rfbC gene encoding dTDP-4-dehydrorhamnose 3,5-epimerase; the encoded protein is MSKFEIIGTSFEGLCLIRPSVFSDQRGMFRETYNEKEFEKIGIPKIYVQDNHSRSKKGTLRGLHYQVRKPQAKLIIVARGSVFDVAVDLRRDSDTYGKWYGAVLSEENALEVFIPEGFAHGFLALSDTDFLYKCSTLYDPQDEAGIIWNDREIGIRWPLREYGIDEPLLSEKDKKWPTLKELKFSRFED